The Mycobacterium sp. 3519A genome contains a region encoding:
- a CDS encoding cytochrome b yields the protein MTAPARYPLRTRILHWLTALLVFAMLLIGFVMVNAIGAYAALRAIHMTLGIIVLVIVVARIANRFTHRPPKLPDTVGWFEHKLVVGSELALYALLLAQPLVGWAMVSATGKPIEVFGSLHLPRIAPFDANLYFILRQTHSLLAYLLVVVIAAHVSAVLLHTLTLRDGMLSRMAFTLRREDTRPNSANLPTPADDGMHAAIREHTTATANAGRHGRSRRNG from the coding sequence GTGACCGCCCCGGCGCGTTACCCGCTGCGGACGCGGATCCTGCACTGGCTGACCGCACTCCTGGTCTTCGCCATGCTGCTGATCGGGTTCGTCATGGTCAACGCTATCGGCGCCTACGCGGCGCTGCGCGCCATTCACATGACCCTCGGCATCATCGTCCTCGTCATCGTCGTCGCCCGGATCGCGAACAGGTTCACTCACCGCCCACCGAAACTGCCGGACACCGTCGGCTGGTTCGAGCACAAGCTGGTGGTCGGCTCCGAGTTGGCGCTGTACGCGCTGCTGCTGGCGCAGCCGCTCGTCGGATGGGCGATGGTGTCGGCCACCGGCAAGCCGATCGAGGTGTTCGGGTCGCTGCACCTGCCCCGGATCGCCCCGTTCGACGCCAACCTCTATTTCATTCTCCGGCAGACACATTCGCTGCTGGCATACCTGTTGGTGGTGGTGATCGCCGCACACGTCAGCGCGGTGCTGCTGCACACCCTGACGTTGCGTGACGGCATGCTGTCACGGATGGCGTTCACACTTCGCCGCGAGGACACTCGACCCAACTCTGCGAATTTGCCCACGCCCGCCGACGACGGCATGCACGCTGCAATACGTGAGCACACCACAGCCACCGCAAACGCTGGCCGACACGGGCGGTCTCGTCGTAACGGATGA
- a CDS encoding MBL fold metallo-hydrolase, whose protein sequence is MLAASMSAVIGGAVLSTSACSSAAPEKPAAGLPDDALITLGVQAGPPPVPNKTGISSALKVGTAVYQIDCGLGSLNAFTNAGLRFDELKALFITHLHTDHIVDYFSFFLSGGYTASKGKAPVAVYGPGPAGGLPPSRVGNPAPATIAPQDPTPGLAATTRALQQAFAYTNNIFIRDMGIDDIADLAKVTEIAVPPGSDYLNRSPATAPFPVMSDDNVSVTATLVSHYDVYPAFAFRFDLKKSGFSVTFSGDTTKSDNLVALARDTDILVHEAQFSLDDAYYHNRFPPNYLQNSHTSAEQVGEVGAAANAKHVILSHYSPTDLPDSDWTDAVAKNYSGKVTVARDGQVFEL, encoded by the coding sequence ATGCTGGCGGCCTCGATGTCGGCGGTCATCGGCGGCGCGGTGCTCAGCACCTCGGCGTGCAGTTCGGCGGCTCCTGAGAAACCCGCTGCCGGGCTGCCCGACGATGCGCTGATCACTCTCGGCGTCCAGGCCGGTCCACCCCCGGTGCCGAACAAGACGGGTATCTCGTCGGCGCTGAAGGTGGGCACCGCCGTGTACCAGATCGACTGCGGCCTGGGTTCATTGAACGCATTCACCAACGCGGGACTGCGGTTCGACGAGCTGAAGGCGTTGTTCATCACGCATCTGCACACCGACCACATCGTCGACTACTTCAGCTTCTTCCTCTCCGGTGGGTACACGGCGTCGAAAGGCAAAGCGCCGGTGGCGGTGTACGGCCCCGGGCCCGCGGGCGGCCTGCCGCCAAGCCGCGTCGGCAATCCGGCACCGGCCACCATCGCACCGCAGGATCCGACGCCGGGACTGGCCGCCACGACGCGCGCGCTGCAGCAGGCGTTCGCCTACACCAACAACATCTTCATCCGCGACATGGGGATCGACGACATAGCCGACCTCGCGAAGGTCACGGAGATCGCGGTGCCACCCGGCTCGGACTACCTGAACCGCTCGCCCGCAACGGCGCCGTTTCCCGTCATGTCCGACGACAACGTCAGCGTCACCGCGACTTTGGTTTCGCACTACGACGTGTATCCCGCGTTCGCGTTCCGCTTCGATCTGAAGAAATCCGGGTTCTCGGTCACGTTCTCGGGCGACACCACGAAGTCCGACAACCTCGTTGCGTTGGCCCGCGATACCGACATCCTGGTGCACGAGGCACAGTTCAGTCTGGACGACGCCTACTACCACAACAGGTTTCCGCCGAACTACCTGCAGAACTCGCACACCTCGGCAGAGCAGGTCGGTGAGGTGGGCGCCGCGGCCAACGCCAAACATGTGATACTCAGCCACTATTCGCCTACCGACCTGCCCGACTCGGACTGGACCGACGCCGTTGCCAAGAATTACTCCGGGAAGGTCACGGTGGCGCGCGACGGGCAGGTGTTCGAACTCTAG
- a CDS encoding catalase family peroxidase, translated as MTQLSRRSILLGIGAVGAFLAVDLGAVAYANKWIGPQSSLTRETFMEGFRKVFGLHPGFRRNHAKGVVVSGHFDSNGSGRELSKAAVFTRGQTPVIGRFSLSGGNPMMADAPGAARGLGLAFTFPDATQWRMALLNLPVFLDNSPQGFYDRLLASKNDPTTGKPDPAVMAAFNKAHPETVAAMAIVKQHPPTTGFADSTFSSLVTFYFVDDSGKRTPVRWAFVPMQAALAPHPGTTNSLFDALVRQLKSGPLQWRLILTVGQPNDPVNDATLPWPSDRRTIDAGVLTLTKIETEAPGNARDVNFDPLVLPDGIEPSGDPLLSARSAVYAASYRARAGEPKSKSAVQVDEVAP; from the coding sequence GTGACCCAACTCAGCCGGCGTTCGATTCTTCTCGGCATCGGCGCGGTCGGCGCGTTCTTAGCTGTTGATCTGGGCGCCGTCGCATATGCCAACAAGTGGATCGGCCCACAGAGTTCGTTGACTCGCGAGACCTTCATGGAAGGTTTCCGCAAGGTATTCGGCCTACATCCGGGCTTCCGGCGAAATCATGCCAAGGGCGTCGTCGTCAGTGGCCATTTCGACAGCAACGGCAGCGGGCGCGAACTGTCGAAGGCGGCCGTTTTCACGCGCGGCCAGACGCCGGTGATCGGACGGTTTTCGCTCAGCGGCGGCAATCCGATGATGGCGGACGCGCCGGGGGCGGCCCGCGGTCTGGGGTTGGCGTTCACCTTCCCGGACGCCACCCAGTGGCGGATGGCCTTGCTGAATCTTCCGGTTTTCCTTGACAATTCACCGCAGGGCTTCTACGACCGGTTGTTGGCATCGAAGAACGACCCGACGACCGGCAAGCCCGATCCCGCGGTGATGGCCGCCTTCAACAAGGCACATCCGGAGACGGTTGCCGCCATGGCGATCGTCAAACAACATCCACCGACCACCGGTTTCGCCGACAGCACCTTCAGCAGCCTGGTCACGTTCTACTTCGTCGACGACAGCGGTAAGCGGACACCGGTGCGGTGGGCGTTCGTTCCGATGCAGGCGGCGCTGGCGCCGCACCCGGGCACCACCAACTCGCTGTTCGACGCACTCGTCCGGCAGCTGAAAAGCGGTCCGCTGCAATGGCGGCTGATCCTGACGGTCGGCCAGCCGAATGATCCAGTCAACGACGCCACGCTGCCGTGGCCGAGTGATCGTCGCACCATCGATGCGGGAGTGCTGACCTTGACCAAGATCGAGACGGAGGCACCGGGCAACGCCCGCGACGTCAACTTCGACCCCCTGGTGCTGCCGGACGGGATCGAGCCGTCGGGCGACCCGCTGCTGAGCGCACGGTCCGCGGTGTACGCGGCGTCGTACCGGGCACGCGCCGGTGAGCCGAAGTCGAAGTCCGCCGTTCAGGTCGACGAGGTCGCACCGTGA
- the hisS gene encoding histidine--tRNA ligase, with protein MTDFQAPKGVPDYLPPDSAQFVGVRDGLLDAARRAGYGDIELPIFEDTALFARGVGESTDVVSKEMYTFADRGDRSVTLRPEGTAGVMRAVIEHGLDRGPLPVKLCYAGPFFRYERPQAGRYRQLQQVGVEAIGVDDPALDAEVIAIADAGFRSLGLDGFRLEITSLGDDTCRPQYRELLQDFLFKLDLDDETRRRAEINPLRVLDDKRPAMREMTADAPVMLDHLSDVAKQHFDTVLAHLDALGVPYVINPRMVRGLDYYTKTTFEFVHDGLGAQSGIGGGGRYDGLMRQLGGKDLSGIGFGLGVDRTLLALRAEGKTVGGTSRVDVFGVPLGDAAKLTLGVLAARLRAAGVRVDLAYGDRGVKGAMRAADRSGASIALVAGDRDIEAGTIGVKNLATGEQVDVPVDAVLPEVLSRLSRG; from the coding sequence GTGACCGACTTTCAGGCGCCCAAGGGCGTCCCGGATTATCTCCCGCCCGATTCGGCCCAGTTCGTGGGTGTGCGCGACGGCCTGCTCGACGCCGCGCGGCGCGCAGGCTACGGCGACATCGAACTGCCGATCTTCGAAGACACCGCGCTGTTCGCCCGCGGCGTGGGCGAGTCCACCGACGTGGTGTCCAAGGAGATGTACACGTTCGCCGACCGCGGCGATCGGTCGGTGACGCTGCGACCGGAGGGCACCGCAGGCGTGATGCGCGCGGTGATCGAGCACGGCCTCGACCGCGGCCCGTTGCCGGTGAAGCTGTGCTACGCCGGGCCGTTCTTCCGCTACGAGCGCCCGCAGGCCGGGCGCTACCGGCAACTGCAGCAGGTCGGTGTCGAGGCGATCGGCGTCGACGATCCCGCGCTGGACGCCGAGGTGATCGCCATCGCCGACGCGGGCTTCCGCTCACTGGGGCTCGACGGCTTCCGGCTGGAGATCACCTCCCTGGGCGACGACACCTGCCGGCCGCAGTATCGGGAACTGTTGCAGGACTTCCTGTTCAAACTCGACCTCGACGACGAAACGCGCCGGCGCGCCGAGATCAACCCGTTGCGGGTGCTCGATGACAAGCGACCCGCGATGCGCGAGATGACCGCCGATGCGCCCGTCATGCTCGATCACCTGTCCGATGTCGCCAAACAGCACTTCGACACGGTGCTCGCGCACCTCGACGCGTTGGGCGTGCCGTATGTGATCAACCCGCGGATGGTGCGCGGGCTGGACTACTACACCAAGACGACGTTCGAGTTCGTGCACGACGGCCTCGGCGCGCAGTCCGGGATTGGCGGCGGCGGCCGCTACGACGGGCTGATGCGTCAGCTCGGCGGAAAAGACTTGTCCGGCATCGGGTTTGGTCTCGGCGTCGACCGGACGTTGTTGGCGCTGCGGGCGGAGGGCAAGACGGTCGGCGGGACGTCGCGCGTCGACGTGTTCGGGGTGCCGCTGGGGGACGCGGCCAAGCTCACGCTCGGTGTGCTGGCGGCGCGACTGCGGGCGGCCGGGGTTCGCGTCGACCTGGCCTACGGCGACCGTGGCGTCAAGGGCGCGATGCGCGCCGCCGACCGCTCCGGTGCGTCCATCGCGTTGGTCGCCGGTGACCGCGATATCGAGGCAGGCACCATCGGGGTGAAGAACCTCGCGACGGGTGAGCAGGTCGACGTCCCCGTCGACGCCGTGTTGCCAGAGGTGCTGTCCCGCCTCAGCCGCGGCTAG
- a CDS encoding amidohydrolase family protein, which translates to MSLIALEEHYAWDPASAGNVVATWLESNNPVGHARLYDRGPLRLEQMDAAGIDFQILSLFDPGVQDETDVATAVDLARRANDDLAETVRGNPSRFGGFATMATQDPQAAAAEFERAVTELGLVGGLINGHCQGRYLDDPAYEALFERAEQLGAPIYLHPTTPHSAVMDAWFAPYVDDGLHLASWGFGVETGTHVLRLIYSGLFDKFPRLQMIIGHLGEMLPFAAYRIDRYYGLGGSNSGQRLRRLPSDYLRSNVHITTSGNFCPRAFACTLDVMGADRVMFSVDYPMDDNQAGAEFLQTYPMADSERRKVSSENAIALFGERLPAHLGA; encoded by the coding sequence ATGTCGCTGATCGCGCTCGAGGAGCATTACGCGTGGGACCCCGCCAGTGCAGGCAACGTCGTGGCGACCTGGCTGGAATCGAACAATCCCGTCGGTCATGCGCGGTTGTATGACCGCGGCCCGCTGCGGCTGGAGCAGATGGACGCCGCAGGCATCGACTTCCAGATCCTGTCGTTGTTCGACCCAGGGGTGCAGGACGAGACAGATGTCGCCACGGCCGTCGACCTGGCGCGCCGTGCGAACGACGACCTCGCCGAGACCGTGCGTGGAAATCCAAGCCGGTTCGGCGGTTTCGCCACGATGGCGACGCAGGATCCGCAGGCTGCGGCCGCCGAGTTCGAGCGCGCGGTCACCGAACTCGGTCTCGTCGGCGGATTGATCAACGGGCACTGCCAGGGCCGCTACCTCGACGACCCGGCATACGAAGCGCTGTTCGAGCGCGCCGAACAGTTGGGTGCGCCGATCTACCTGCATCCCACGACGCCGCACTCCGCTGTGATGGACGCGTGGTTCGCCCCGTACGTCGACGACGGTCTGCACCTGGCGTCGTGGGGTTTCGGGGTGGAGACGGGAACACATGTGCTGCGGCTGATCTACTCGGGCTTGTTCGACAAGTTTCCTCGGCTGCAGATGATCATCGGCCACCTCGGCGAGATGCTGCCGTTCGCCGCCTACCGAATCGACCGCTACTACGGGCTCGGCGGCTCGAATTCGGGGCAGCGGTTGCGCCGCCTACCTTCGGACTACCTTCGCAGCAATGTCCACATCACGACCAGTGGCAACTTCTGCCCGCGGGCCTTCGCCTGCACGCTCGACGTGATGGGTGCCGACCGGGTGATGTTCTCGGTGGACTATCCGATGGACGACAACCAGGCAGGCGCCGAATTCCTGCAGACGTATCCGATGGCCGACTCCGAGCGCCGGAAGGTCAGCTCCGAGAACGCGATCGCGCTGTTCGGTGAGCGCCTGCCCGCGCATCTGGGCGCCTAG